One part of the Candidatus Saccharimonadales bacterium genome encodes these proteins:
- a CDS encoding SDR family NAD(P)-dependent oxidoreductase, which produces MNTLIIGGSRGIGWELAKIYSTKGEKVTVTGRKKPEHSAEHITFKELDLSNPSYINDIDSFVAHAENVDRLIFSPGYYQEGTVTDLAEHEILDMIQVCGSSFIFVARAILKKQNKLQEAIVITSSSQWTPRKLEPIYNFAKAGVAHFAHGLSLDERVEKVLVAGPTGTKTAFHKGRDVDMSTYHEPEWVAQQIFDYSQDDYGYKFIKILRDPASVEVADKR; this is translated from the coding sequence ATGAACACATTGATTATTGGTGGCAGTCGGGGCATTGGCTGGGAGCTTGCAAAAATCTACTCTACAAAGGGTGAAAAAGTTACTGTAACTGGGCGCAAAAAGCCTGAACATTCTGCAGAGCATATAACCTTTAAAGAGCTCGACTTGTCGAACCCGAGCTATATTAATGACATTGACTCCTTTGTGGCTCACGCAGAAAATGTTGATCGGCTTATATTCTCGCCTGGATACTACCAAGAAGGAACTGTCACCGACCTCGCCGAGCACGAAATTCTTGATATGATTCAAGTCTGTGGCAGCAGTTTCATATTTGTCGCTCGTGCAATCTTGAAAAAACAAAATAAACTGCAGGAAGCTATCGTTATTACGTCGTCTAGCCAGTGGACTCCGCGAAAACTCGAGCCTATTTACAATTTTGCAAAAGCAGGTGTAGCGCACTTTGCTCATGGTCTCTCCCTGGATGAACGAGTTGAAAAGGTACTCGTCGCAGGCCCTACTGGTACGAAAACAGCGTTTCATAAAGGACGAGACGTGGATATGTCCACCTACCACGAACCGGAATGGGTGGCGCAGCAAATATTTGATTACTCGCAAGATGACTATGGCTATAAGTTTATAAAGATTCTTCGCGATCCTGCATCGGTTGAGGTTGCGGATAAACGATAA
- a CDS encoding peptidoglycan-binding domain-containing protein, producing MHDFFKKITLGMAALATVLSLGAITMPAQASAASCEQPYTLRKGSRGICVKYLQRMLNTANDAFRYSSKPRLDVDGVFGDKTYAKVVAYQAFGLLTRDGVVGKNTFDELCSDIKLIYLNRPDIASSGDGYVAAVNSDCAYYSTGNRY from the coding sequence ATGCACGATTTTTTCAAAAAAATTACTCTTGGGATGGCAGCTCTAGCTACTGTTCTTAGCCTGGGAGCAATCACTATGCCTGCGCAGGCTTCGGCGGCTAGCTGTGAACAGCCATATACTTTGCGTAAAGGTAGTAGGGGTATTTGCGTAAAATATCTACAAAGGATGTTAAATACGGCAAATGACGCGTTTAGGTATTCATCTAAGCCACGTCTTGATGTGGATGGGGTTTTTGGTGACAAAACTTACGCCAAAGTCGTGGCATACCAGGCTTTTGGACTCTTAACCCGCGATGGTGTTGTCGGTAAAAACACCTTCGATGAGCTCTGTAGCGATATTAAGTTGATTTACCTTAACCGACCCGATATAGCATCGAGTGGCGACGGTTACGTTGCAGCCGTAAACTCTGATTGCGCTTACTACTCAACCGGAAACAGGTACTAA
- a CDS encoding AAA family ATPase, giving the protein MKLTKLFILNYKSAKNVQLELKDGQPVTMIGANDCGKSTILNGMRLFFDENSKVYFDGDSTKKRTLSNTPLTEEEFTSVFTDIGIPEPDAYDRTQVCLVAEFVIDKDYKDDELDKLSRHAQFLLSDKAIGDKLYVMRVITSTGAKDEYFALTEDSLDKEGQPLALWLKTAADLTAIQKAKGIDNASILNRNNTGKPTNTERVQAIYSSDTTQPTWARFDYKKDRILFPEYRYLDWNITTDELNQLTADVISPIVKAALEEIINDVTTKKEAINAKANTSLESIFEKYKASLPASLSGLSTNVDIKVNHAVTELFVNKTTSDKAIHIDEQGDGIRRQIWFGLIKARADEAIKEDGEKRYIWCFDEPETHLYPVAQRELAEILSSMAANSFQIVVSTHSTLFVDRTALRDINKVSLQDGYTVIESTNSTEDIFDSLGVRNSDFLFYDKFIAVEGPTEYGIFDYFYKLVYGHSMLSDGIQLLNLRSKDNSGNFEQLVNDIFKDFRKLDANVVYVFDRDSGKSESNKVFLLGAISDFEDELPNGIWIQILKDICGVSITGTEIDAMRANIDVSTASTKLHKQLGDFVAADNQDQTRINFLPRKGDELAGVLQAVITDKSDIPETIKKIFEKVREK; this is encoded by the coding sequence ATGAAGCTTACAAAATTATTCATTCTAAACTACAAAAGCGCCAAGAATGTACAGCTTGAGTTAAAGGACGGGCAGCCAGTTACTATGATTGGCGCTAATGACTGCGGCAAATCAACCATTCTAAATGGCATGCGCCTCTTCTTTGATGAAAATTCCAAAGTCTACTTCGATGGAGACAGTACCAAAAAGCGTACATTATCAAATACGCCTTTGACAGAAGAAGAATTTACAAGCGTTTTCACAGATATTGGAATCCCAGAACCTGATGCGTATGACCGAACACAAGTATGTTTGGTTGCAGAGTTCGTGATAGATAAAGACTACAAAGATGATGAGCTAGATAAACTGTCGCGACATGCACAATTCTTGCTGAGTGACAAAGCTATTGGTGACAAGCTCTATGTTATGCGCGTCATCACTTCCACCGGTGCTAAAGATGAATACTTTGCGCTTACTGAGGATAGCTTGGATAAAGAGGGACAGCCCCTGGCGTTGTGGTTAAAAACAGCAGCAGACCTTACCGCAATCCAAAAAGCAAAAGGTATCGATAATGCCTCCATACTAAACCGGAATAATACCGGCAAGCCCACTAACACCGAGCGCGTTCAAGCAATATACTCAAGCGACACAACTCAGCCAACCTGGGCAAGATTTGACTACAAGAAAGACCGTATCCTGTTTCCGGAGTACAGATATCTTGACTGGAATATCACTACTGACGAACTAAACCAACTAACTGCAGATGTGATCAGCCCTATAGTCAAGGCAGCGCTCGAAGAAATCATCAACGATGTAACCACGAAGAAAGAAGCAATTAACGCTAAAGCCAACACATCCCTGGAGAGCATATTCGAGAAATATAAAGCTTCCTTGCCTGCAAGCCTATCCGGTCTTAGTACTAATGTGGATATTAAAGTAAATCATGCTGTCACGGAATTGTTCGTCAATAAAACCACGAGCGATAAAGCTATCCATATCGATGAACAAGGGGACGGAATTCGACGCCAAATCTGGTTCGGCTTAATTAAGGCAAGAGCAGACGAAGCAATCAAAGAAGATGGTGAAAAACGTTATATCTGGTGTTTTGATGAGCCAGAAACTCACCTGTATCCAGTTGCTCAGCGTGAGTTAGCGGAAATACTAAGCAGCATGGCGGCCAACTCATTTCAAATAGTAGTTAGTACGCATTCCACCCTCTTTGTTGATAGAACTGCATTGCGCGATATAAATAAGGTTTCATTACAAGACGGATACACCGTGATTGAATCAACGAACAGCACGGAAGATATCTTTGATAGTCTTGGCGTTAGAAATAGCGATTTTCTTTTTTATGACAAATTTATTGCTGTTGAAGGTCCGACGGAATATGGAATTTTTGACTATTTTTACAAGTTAGTTTACGGGCACTCAATGCTGAGCGATGGTATTCAGCTTTTAAATTTGCGCAGTAAAGATAACTCCGGTAATTTTGAACAGCTCGTTAATGATATCTTTAAAGACTTCCGGAAGCTGGACGCAAATGTAGTATACGTTTTTGATCGAGATTCAGGTAAATCCGAAAGTAATAAAGTTTTCCTGCTCGGCGCTATCAGTGATTTCGAGGACGAGCTTCCTAATGGCATATGGATACAAATATTAAAGGATATATGTGGCGTATCTATAACGGGTACCGAAATTGACGCCATGCGTGCAAACATAGATGTTAGTACAGCGAGCACAAAGCTTCATAAGCAGCTTGGAGATTTTGTCGCGGCAGATAATCAAGATCAAACACGCATCAATTTTCTACCCAGAAAAGGTGACGAGCTGGCAGGTGTGCTTCAGGCGGTAATAACCGATAAGTCTGATATACCTGAAACAATAAAGAAAATATTTGAAAAAGTCAGAGAGAAATAA
- a CDS encoding serine hydrolase → MTNNQAKRLLRQQPIRASLLIFGVITLLFLAWQLFAPNYMTPEYLRRVIFNGDSQVTDWRDVFPRADIANDPTHIGALPTTGNDGQATAWAAVSYYRDGATEQIGPNMEKFLADSDTSSFIVVRNGQIVYEAYAQGTTADTIHTSMSAAKSFMSALTGIAIRDGFINSVNDSVVEYLPELKDDISGDMTIRDLLTMTAGNAYDDKGGLTGDDTKFYWSPRLKQLVLDYFRSAETPGVHMHYNDIQPQVLGMILERATGKKLAQFTEEVLWRPAGMEYAASWSLDSKTGSFAQSAVGFNARSRDFARFGLLYLQKGIINGSQVIPEAWVVDSTFMEEKPDSYFQGWHDSNAYGYYWWGNRKSDGSYDFYARGKYGQFIYVSPANNTVIVRTGASTGQIQDWPQLLEQIADR, encoded by the coding sequence ATGACTAACAACCAAGCTAAAAGATTATTGCGCCAGCAACCAATACGGGCTAGCCTTTTGATATTTGGAGTGATCACGTTGCTGTTTTTGGCTTGGCAACTGTTTGCACCAAACTACATGACACCTGAATATTTGCGGCGCGTTATCTTTAACGGTGACTCGCAAGTGACCGATTGGCGAGACGTGTTCCCAAGAGCCGACATTGCCAATGATCCAACGCATATAGGGGCGCTTCCAACGACGGGTAATGATGGGCAGGCTACCGCATGGGCCGCAGTGTCCTATTATCGTGACGGCGCAACCGAGCAAATTGGTCCGAATATGGAGAAATTTTTGGCCGACAGTGATACTAGTTCATTCATTGTCGTCCGTAACGGGCAAATCGTTTATGAGGCATATGCACAAGGCACCACGGCAGATACGATCCACACCTCAATGTCGGCAGCTAAATCGTTCATGTCGGCGCTTACCGGTATCGCCATTCGAGATGGATTCATTAACAGTGTGAATGACAGCGTTGTGGAATACTTGCCCGAGCTGAAAGATGATATCTCGGGCGATATGACTATACGCGACCTACTTACCATGACAGCCGGCAACGCCTACGACGACAAAGGAGGGTTAACAGGCGACGATACCAAGTTCTACTGGTCGCCTCGGTTAAAGCAACTTGTTTTGGATTATTTTCGTTCGGCAGAAACACCAGGCGTACACATGCATTATAACGACATTCAACCGCAAGTTCTGGGGATGATTTTGGAGCGCGCCACAGGTAAAAAACTGGCACAATTTACGGAAGAAGTTTTGTGGAGGCCGGCCGGGATGGAGTATGCAGCTTCGTGGAGCCTTGACAGCAAGACAGGCAGCTTCGCTCAGTCGGCAGTCGGATTTAATGCCCGAAGCCGTGATTTTGCCAGATTCGGCCTGCTTTATTTGCAAAAAGGCATCATAAATGGCAGCCAGGTCATCCCTGAAGCATGGGTCGTCGATTCGACCTTTATGGAAGAAAAGCCCGACAGCTATTTTCAGGGGTGGCACGACAGCAACGCCTATGGTTACTACTGGTGGGGTAATCGAAAAAGTGATGGTTCCTACGATTTTTACGCCCGCGGTAAGTACGGACAATTTATCTACGTGTCACCAGCCAACAATACAGTCATTGTCCGCACCGGGGCCTCAACCGGGCAAATTCAAGATTGGCCGCAGCTGTTAGAGCAAATAGCCGATCGGTAG
- a CDS encoding isochorismatase family cysteine hydrolase has protein sequence MSQKNQVHPSGIKQSIVDKVVARRGQLHAFPELNPTKTALVVVDLDTGTVTRVDDEIKTFVPQINKLAKALKAAGGTVAWVTTPIGNASKKFRAIYGDELAAMYEEEGAEKGKARTIWHELETQTGDIFATKRGASAFFPGKSDLHDQLQARNIESILIVGAVTNVCCEASARDASELDYEVTLVSDCMWGHKDGQHEATLATFYRNYGDVRPSEEIVEQFVEM, from the coding sequence ATGTCTCAAAAAAACCAGGTTCACCCCAGTGGGATTAAACAATCTATCGTAGACAAGGTTGTTGCCAGACGCGGCCAGCTGCACGCTTTCCCAGAGCTCAATCCAACTAAAACCGCACTTGTTGTGGTTGATTTAGACACAGGAACGGTAACGCGGGTAGACGACGAAATCAAGACGTTTGTACCACAAATCAATAAACTGGCAAAAGCGCTTAAGGCAGCTGGCGGAACCGTGGCTTGGGTAACTACGCCAATTGGCAATGCATCTAAAAAATTCCGCGCAATATATGGTGACGAGCTGGCGGCCATGTACGAAGAAGAAGGAGCAGAAAAGGGGAAGGCTCGCACAATATGGCACGAACTGGAAACGCAAACCGGGGATATATTTGCAACAAAGCGCGGCGCGAGCGCGTTTTTTCCAGGTAAATCAGATCTTCACGATCAGCTTCAGGCGCGAAACATTGAATCAATCTTAATCGTAGGGGCAGTTACAAATGTGTGTTGCGAAGCAAGCGCGCGCGACGCCAGCGAGCTCGACTACGAGGTAACATTAGTAAGCGACTGTATGTGGGGCCACAAAGACGGACAACACGAGGCCACGTTAGCGACTTTTTATAGGAATTATGGAGATGTGCGACCTAGCGAGGAAATAGTGGAGCAGTTTGTCGAGATGTAA
- a CDS encoding DUF2130 domain-containing protein — protein sequence MNEIICPHCKKAFKVDEAGFADILKQVRDHEFERELFDRIEMMEKDKENAVKLAEANTKNELQTEVSKKDAELAELKAQRDSLVNELKAEKDAEIARLQAMVESAETERRLAVTEAVNKVEKERDELAHELKHKDTEKQLLETSLKEKFTAELKTKDDIIKLKDEEIELRKDMKARLSTKMVGETLEQHCETEFNKLRATGFQNAYFEKDNDAKSGSKGDYIYRETDEAGNEVISIMFEMKNEGDETATKHKNEDFLRELDKDRIEKKCEYAVLVSLLEADSEFYNSGIVDMSHRFPKMYVIRPQFFIPIITLLRNAAMNSLKYKSELALVKAQNIDITNFEENMNQFKEGFARNYDLASRKFKTAIDEIDKTIDHLQKTKDALLSSENNLRLANNKAEDLTIKRLTRGNPTMAAKFAELDEEPRS from the coding sequence ATGAACGAAATTATTTGTCCCCACTGTAAAAAAGCTTTTAAAGTAGATGAAGCAGGTTTTGCCGACATCTTAAAGCAAGTACGCGATCATGAGTTTGAACGTGAGCTTTTCGACCGCATTGAGATGATGGAGAAAGATAAGGAAAACGCTGTCAAACTTGCGGAAGCTAATACTAAAAATGAACTGCAAACAGAAGTATCCAAGAAGGACGCCGAGCTCGCAGAACTTAAAGCTCAACGCGACTCATTGGTAAATGAGCTTAAGGCCGAGAAGGATGCTGAAATAGCTCGTCTCCAAGCAATGGTTGAATCTGCTGAGACTGAGAGAAGACTCGCAGTTACTGAGGCGGTCAATAAGGTCGAGAAGGAGCGCGACGAACTAGCCCACGAACTCAAGCACAAAGACACCGAAAAACAATTGCTTGAAACCTCCCTCAAGGAAAAGTTTACCGCTGAGCTCAAAACTAAAGACGACATCATCAAGCTCAAAGATGAAGAAATTGAACTGCGCAAAGATATGAAAGCTAGACTCTCGACCAAGATGGTTGGTGAGACTTTAGAACAACACTGTGAAACCGAGTTCAACAAATTACGCGCCACTGGTTTTCAGAACGCTTATTTTGAGAAAGACAATGACGCAAAATCCGGTAGCAAGGGTGACTACATCTATCGTGAAACCGATGAAGCTGGCAATGAAGTCATCTCTATTATGTTTGAAATGAAAAACGAGGGCGACGAAACTGCTACGAAGCACAAAAACGAAGACTTTTTGCGTGAACTTGACAAAGATCGGATTGAAAAGAAATGCGAGTACGCCGTGCTCGTATCTTTACTTGAAGCTGATAGCGAGTTCTACAATTCTGGTATCGTCGATATGTCGCACAGGTTCCCGAAGATGTATGTTATCCGTCCTCAATTCTTTATTCCTATAATCACATTGCTGCGTAACGCGGCGATGAACTCCCTCAAATACAAATCAGAACTTGCTCTGGTTAAAGCCCAAAACATCGACATCACCAACTTTGAAGAGAATATGAACCAGTTCAAAGAAGGGTTTGCCCGTAATTACGATCTTGCCAGCCGTAAGTTTAAAACGGCCATTGATGAAATAGATAAGACAATCGATCATCTGCAAAAGACGAAAGATGCCTTACTATCTTCGGAGAATAACCTCCGACTTGCCAATAATAAGGCTGAAGATTTGACCATTAAACGGCTTACTCGCGGCAATCCTACTATGGCCGCAAAGTTCGCCGAATTGGATGAAGAGCCTAGATCCTAG
- a CDS encoding cyclopropane-fatty-acyl-phospholipid synthase family protein — MIEKQLLNSLLGKIRHGGVGVTYWDGDSFTFGPTEPYFHLHIKSPKVIRAIFKNMSLGFGESYSDGSIEVTGDLRNIARLVAENQKAFAALSKALRKVTVRKNIQSKQKSYIAHHYDLGNDFYKLWLDKSLTYSCAYFKTENDTLETAQARKVDYILRKLQLQKGSTLLDIGSGWGTLLITAAKKYGIVGHGVTLSEEQLAHAREAAEQAKVSDRVTFELANYQELPSRGLMFDRIVSVGMFEHVGQGNHNDYYRAIDAMLKPEGVSLLHTITQQTELPVDPWIDKYIFPGGYLPSNREIVQAFPAYNFRLIDYENLRIHYAMTLEEWMKRYETHRPVVIKKFDERFYRTWHLWLASSAAGFRYGELDLGQYVFTKGPQNNLPLTRDFLYS, encoded by the coding sequence ATGATTGAAAAACAACTGCTTAATTCCCTCTTAGGCAAGATACGCCATGGTGGCGTTGGCGTAACGTATTGGGACGGCGATTCGTTCACTTTTGGTCCGACAGAGCCATACTTTCATTTGCATATAAAAAGCCCCAAAGTAATTAGAGCAATTTTTAAAAATATGTCATTGGGCTTTGGTGAGTCATACAGCGATGGATCGATCGAGGTCACCGGCGACCTTAGAAACATTGCACGCTTGGTGGCTGAAAACCAGAAAGCCTTCGCTGCACTAAGTAAAGCGCTGCGTAAGGTAACAGTTCGTAAGAATATTCAGAGCAAACAGAAATCATACATTGCTCATCACTACGACCTGGGCAACGATTTTTATAAGCTGTGGCTCGATAAAAGCCTTACATATAGTTGCGCATATTTTAAAACCGAGAACGACACACTCGAAACCGCGCAGGCTCGAAAAGTTGATTACATCTTACGGAAGTTGCAACTACAAAAGGGCTCAACGTTGCTCGATATTGGCTCGGGCTGGGGTACTCTTCTTATTACTGCAGCAAAAAAATACGGAATTGTTGGACACGGTGTCACGTTAAGTGAAGAACAGCTTGCACACGCGCGCGAAGCGGCAGAGCAAGCAAAGGTGTCAGACAGGGTTACGTTTGAACTCGCAAATTACCAAGAGTTACCTAGCCGTGGTCTTATGTTCGACCGAATTGTTAGCGTTGGTATGTTCGAGCATGTTGGCCAGGGTAACCACAATGACTACTACCGCGCTATCGATGCAATGCTAAAACCTGAAGGCGTTTCTTTACTCCACACCATAACTCAGCAGACCGAATTGCCTGTTGATCCGTGGATAGATAAATATATTTTCCCTGGCGGATATCTTCCTTCAAATCGTGAAATTGTGCAAGCGTTTCCGGCCTATAATTTTCGACTTATCGACTACGAAAATTTGCGCATTCATTACGCAATGACATTAGAAGAATGGATGAAGCGGTATGAAACGCATCGCCCGGTGGTTATTAAAAAGTTTGATGAGCGTTTTTACAGGACTTGGCACCTTTGGTTGGCGAGTTCGGCAGCCGGATTTCGGTATGGCGAGCTTGATTTGGGCCAGTACGTTTTTACAAAAGGACCACAAAATAACCTACCTCTGACGCGCGATTTTTTGTATTCTTAG
- a CDS encoding NAD(P)H-binding protein encodes MILVTAATGRPGLTVVKELSRNNIAARALYRTVEKANVLDNLPGIEPVEGDMMMPHTLGNALKDIDVVLMISGAGPELLETQITFIDACKAAGVKHIVKFSGEDSIVGFDAEKFRSTRNHAQIERYLMASGMAWTILRPSQFMEVYLEEVPTIVAEDAVILPAGNVTMAPVALVDVAKIASAILQDYKRHASQIYKITGPEALTIAQICSDISEALGRTITYVDCSIEEKIERWLKLGYPEVRARVFAQLWAERKAKGISKTYLGTHDWFNIPPTTMKQFASDNAAAFKGEVGIQMTAGIK; translated from the coding sequence ATGATTTTAGTTACTGCAGCCACAGGACGCCCAGGCTTAACTGTTGTTAAAGAGCTGTCACGCAATAATATTGCTGCTCGGGCTTTGTATCGCACTGTCGAAAAAGCAAACGTTTTAGATAATCTGCCAGGTATTGAACCTGTCGAAGGCGACATGATGATGCCGCACACGCTCGGTAATGCTCTAAAAGATATTGACGTAGTTTTAATGATTTCTGGAGCTGGGCCAGAACTGCTTGAAACGCAGATTACGTTTATTGATGCTTGCAAGGCGGCAGGCGTTAAACACATTGTTAAATTTAGTGGCGAAGATTCTATTGTTGGATTTGATGCCGAAAAGTTCCGATCTACGCGTAATCACGCTCAAATTGAGCGATATCTTATGGCATCAGGTATGGCCTGGACTATTTTGCGTCCTTCTCAGTTTATGGAGGTATATCTCGAAGAAGTCCCAACAATCGTGGCCGAGGACGCCGTAATTTTGCCTGCCGGTAATGTTACCATGGCACCCGTTGCCCTTGTTGATGTCGCAAAGATTGCAAGCGCGATTCTACAAGATTATAAACGGCACGCCTCGCAGATTTATAAAATTACCGGCCCCGAGGCGCTTACTATTGCACAAATTTGCAGTGATATTTCAGAAGCACTTGGTCGCACAATTACTTATGTTGATTGTAGTATCGAAGAAAAAATAGAGCGTTGGCTAAAGCTTGGTTATCCAGAAGTGCGTGCACGTGTGTTTGCGCAGCTTTGGGCAGAGAGGAAAGCCAAAGGTATTTCTAAGACGTATCTTGGGACGCATGACTGGTTTAACATACCTCCGACAACTATGAAACAATTTGCAAGCGATAATGCCGCCGCGTTTAAGGGTGAGGTTGGCATTCAAATGACGGCGGGGATA
- a CDS encoding alpha/beta fold hydrolase translates to MSSGILTYNGQIYYEVAGFGEPIVFVHGFTLDHTMWSPQVEFFSKSHQVITYDARGFGKSSLPNGLYDHTADLRALLDHLGIEQAHFVGLSMGGRIAINFSLAHLKMVKTLTLMDSALDGYKSEVDWNVYVKEQGPEKAKKNWLNHEVFTMTQRRPEVVAALGAIVEGYSGWHWLHRDPQNPASTHARDRLHEITKPTLVIVGEGDLTYFHNIADVLAAGIPGSRKAIVPNAGHMVNMEASDATNALLADFIAKF, encoded by the coding sequence ATGAGTAGCGGTATATTGACTTACAATGGTCAAATTTACTATGAGGTTGCTGGTTTTGGCGAACCGATTGTTTTTGTTCACGGCTTTACGCTCGATCACACAATGTGGAGCCCGCAAGTCGAGTTCTTTAGCAAAAGCCATCAAGTCATCACCTATGATGCTCGTGGATTTGGAAAGTCTAGCTTGCCTAACGGCCTCTACGATCATACTGCCGACCTGCGCGCCCTGCTTGATCATTTGGGTATAGAGCAGGCTCACTTTGTCGGATTGTCTATGGGGGGACGTATCGCTATTAACTTTTCTCTTGCGCATCTTAAGATGGTGAAAACTTTGACGCTTATGGATTCTGCCCTCGATGGCTATAAGAGCGAAGTTGATTGGAACGTTTACGTTAAAGAACAAGGACCTGAGAAGGCAAAGAAAAACTGGCTTAATCACGAGGTCTTCACAATGACGCAAAGGCGACCAGAAGTAGTCGCCGCCTTGGGTGCAATTGTCGAAGGTTATTCCGGTTGGCACTGGCTGCATCGCGATCCGCAAAACCCCGCCAGCACCCATGCGCGTGATCGTTTGCACGAAATCACTAAGCCGACGCTTGTTATAGTGGGCGAAGGTGATCTGACTTACTTTCATAATATTGCCGATGTGTTAGCAGCTGGCATTCCTGGTTCGCGAAAAGCAATCGTGCCAAATGCCGGACACATGGTAAATATGGAGGCGTCCGACGCGACCAACGCCTTACTTGCCGACTTCATTGCCAAATTCTAG